A genome region from Hymenobacter tibetensis includes the following:
- a CDS encoding cell division protein FtsX produces the protein MPPTRPTRKKKLGSYPHTMVVFSITLALLVIGLFGLLLIHAHKLSNLVKENIEMQVYLERDLPPTELLRLQQDFSRKPYIALRDQKPQVRFLSKEEGAKQFIDQTGEDFKTFLGDNPLRDAYILKIKSEYSDSLQMGRIERELKAEPGVHEVQYVQSLISSINQNVRKLSLVLLGFAVVLTIVVTVLINNTIKLALFSQRFLIRSMQLVGATSFFIQRPFLRRATWQGLVSGVLAALLLLALLQYAYLQVADLRILRDDRLIGVLLLVMVGLGCGIGFLSSYRAVRKYLGMSLDDLY, from the coding sequence ATGCCCCCAACCCGTCCGACTCGTAAGAAAAAGCTTGGCAGCTACCCGCACACCATGGTAGTGTTCAGTATTACGCTGGCGTTGCTGGTCATTGGGTTGTTTGGGCTGCTCCTGATTCATGCGCATAAGCTTTCCAACCTGGTGAAGGAAAACATTGAGATGCAAGTATATCTGGAGCGCGACTTGCCCCCAACTGAGCTACTGCGCCTGCAACAAGACTTTTCGCGCAAGCCCTACATTGCCCTCCGTGACCAGAAGCCGCAAGTGCGCTTCTTATCGAAGGAGGAAGGAGCCAAACAGTTTATCGACCAAACCGGCGAGGACTTCAAAACCTTCCTGGGCGACAACCCGCTGCGTGACGCCTACATTCTGAAAATCAAGTCGGAATACTCTGACTCGCTGCAAATGGGCCGCATCGAGCGAGAACTGAAGGCTGAACCAGGCGTGCACGAGGTACAGTATGTGCAGAGCCTCATCAGCTCCATCAACCAGAATGTGCGTAAGCTCAGTTTAGTGCTGCTTGGCTTCGCGGTGGTGCTCACTATTGTCGTGACGGTGCTCATCAACAATACCATTAAGCTGGCGTTGTTCTCACAGCGTTTCCTTATTAGGAGCATGCAGCTGGTGGGAGCCACCTCGTTCTTTATTCAGCGGCCTTTCTTGCGGCGCGCCACCTGGCAGGGTTTGGTAAGCGGCGTTCTGGCGGCTTTGCTGCTGCTGGCGCTGCTCCAATACGCCTACCTACAAGTGGCCGACCTGCGTATTCTGCGCGACGACCGGCTTATTGGGGTGCTGCTGCTGGTGATGGTGGGCCTGGGTTGCGGTATTGGTTTTCTTAGCTCTTACCGCGCCGTACGTAAATACCTGGGCATGTCGCTGGATGATCTGTACTAA
- the truB gene encoding tRNA pseudouridine(55) synthase TruB, with amino-acid sequence MPLGLAWLMQLPLLPHNTENNTNMTEATFPPFDFEAGEVLLLDKPLTWTSFDVVRKVKNTLRINKIGHAGTLDPLATGLLILCTGKKTKQIDLIQAQEKEYTGTFRLGQTTPSFDLETPVDAELPFEHVAEAAIRAATAPFTGLIEQTPPLFSAVKVNGERAYEVARRGEEAVIKSKQVTIKEFTITRVALPEVDFRVVCSKGTYIRSLARDFGAALGCGAHLTKLVRTRIGDYTLAEALNMEQIEALRPARPQGAPDRPPRPQRQHRPERRAGLEYYNATNVAPEPDINSENTPT; translated from the coding sequence GTGCCGCTTGGCCTTGCCTGGCTGATGCAGCTACCGCTCCTACCTCATAACACAGAAAACAACACCAACATGACAGAGGCCACCTTTCCTCCTTTTGATTTCGAAGCCGGTGAAGTGCTGCTGCTTGATAAGCCCCTTACCTGGACTTCCTTTGATGTGGTACGCAAAGTCAAGAATACGCTGCGCATCAACAAAATAGGGCATGCTGGCACCCTCGACCCATTGGCTACCGGGTTGCTGATCCTCTGCACCGGGAAGAAGACCAAGCAAATCGATCTGATTCAGGCGCAGGAGAAAGAGTACACCGGCACCTTCCGCCTAGGCCAGACCACGCCTAGCTTCGACCTGGAAACTCCCGTTGATGCAGAATTGCCTTTCGAGCATGTAGCAGAAGCTGCCATACGGGCTGCTACGGCGCCGTTCACCGGGCTTATCGAGCAGACGCCGCCGCTGTTTTCGGCCGTAAAGGTAAATGGCGAACGGGCCTATGAAGTGGCCCGCCGCGGGGAGGAGGCAGTTATCAAGAGCAAGCAGGTCACCATCAAAGAGTTCACCATCACCCGCGTAGCACTACCCGAAGTGGACTTCCGGGTGGTTTGCTCGAAAGGCACCTACATCCGCAGCCTCGCCCGGGATTTTGGGGCCGCTTTAGGATGCGGTGCCCACCTGACCAAGCTGGTTCGCACCCGCATTGGAGACTACACCTTGGCCGAGGCCCTGAACATGGAGCAGATAGAAGCCCTGCGTCCGGCTCGCCCTCAAGGTGCCCCCGACCGGCCGCCTCGGCCCCAACGGCAGCACCGCCCCGAACGCCGGGCCGGCCTGGAGTACTACAATGCTACCAACGTAGCTCCCGAACCAGATATCAACTCGGAAAATACCCCTACCTAG
- a CDS encoding DUF6138 family protein: MNIDYITEVEGNEAVLDKYVEAVFAQTCKPAKIYPFPYQVPGEENCLDSPLIKYFLQQQPFVLERAVEFFEKLRKIDKKGFNGIYFPLDKWVEATIKKPFFYNENEGDKWTRVVLLKLRPDADPTTASPDHIKFMCYLAVCHLKYGPSYASVMANRYFQMATDLGSDEVAKLKKFGSGELPKELTEYKDGYVSCVANDAFGTIKVTVKEEVAESYQRVFHFINRLLQTSFPRSYSIEFSSKQKAWLPIKGLPKKGVHALFANAVSYESVHPLLVEYAHLAMRTNEWYTNIDSEECAMPSTFAVFALGLTSDAYFGLVKQYMKTVDKEHQEIQVKFTPAFVEKFVITQESLPVFMSCLLSTQEHKHYKLFAEQFQDAEKLTMLLTFKATFAQYLVDYLENEDGEEVADYLWESVLHAIFGPVHKYPKLLSSVGETLRPLYAELFEKIEIESE, encoded by the coding sequence ATGAACATCGACTACATCACCGAAGTAGAGGGAAACGAAGCTGTGCTGGATAAATATGTGGAAGCCGTATTTGCTCAGACCTGCAAGCCTGCCAAGATCTATCCATTTCCTTACCAAGTGCCCGGTGAGGAGAACTGCTTGGATAGTCCGTTGATAAAATACTTTCTTCAGCAACAACCTTTTGTGTTGGAAAGAGCCGTTGAGTTTTTTGAAAAGCTTCGGAAGATCGACAAGAAAGGGTTCAATGGTATTTATTTTCCGCTCGATAAATGGGTAGAAGCCACTATCAAAAAGCCTTTCTTCTATAACGAGAATGAAGGCGATAAATGGACCAGAGTTGTACTGTTAAAGCTTAGGCCTGATGCAGATCCTACTACGGCTTCTCCCGACCATATAAAGTTCATGTGTTATTTGGCAGTTTGCCACCTCAAGTACGGCCCGAGTTATGCCAGCGTAATGGCAAATCGGTATTTTCAAATGGCCACTGATTTGGGGTCGGATGAGGTGGCCAAGCTGAAGAAGTTTGGTAGTGGCGAACTACCCAAAGAGCTAACCGAGTACAAAGACGGCTACGTGAGCTGCGTTGCTAACGATGCCTTTGGCACTATCAAGGTAACGGTGAAAGAAGAAGTGGCCGAAAGCTACCAGCGGGTTTTTCACTTCATCAATCGACTGCTGCAAACCAGTTTTCCTAGGAGCTATTCCATCGAGTTCAGCAGCAAGCAGAAAGCTTGGCTGCCTATCAAAGGGCTGCCAAAGAAGGGTGTACACGCGTTGTTTGCCAATGCCGTGAGCTACGAGAGCGTGCATCCGCTACTGGTGGAGTATGCTCACCTCGCCATGAGGACCAACGAATGGTACACTAACATCGACAGCGAAGAATGTGCTATGCCATCCACCTTCGCCGTGTTTGCCTTGGGCCTGACAAGCGACGCGTACTTCGGGTTGGTGAAGCAGTACATGAAGACCGTGGACAAAGAACACCAGGAAATACAAGTGAAATTCACACCCGCCTTCGTCGAGAAATTTGTCATTACTCAGGAAAGCCTGCCTGTTTTCATGAGCTGCCTGTTATCGACGCAGGAGCATAAGCACTATAAGTTGTTTGCCGAGCAATTTCAGGACGCGGAGAAACTAACAATGCTGCTAACTTTCAAAGCTACTTTCGCGCAGTATCTAGTAGACTATCTTGAAAACGAGGACGGCGAGGAAGTGGCAGATTACCTGTGGGAATCGGTGCTGCATGCCATTTTTGGCCCCG
- a CDS encoding DUF3098 domain-containing protein, whose protein sequence is MEPTQQPRFAFGTRNYRLMFIGLAVLAAGFITMTLDSADYGEGFLGITLGPILLIIGFIIEFWAIMAKPHGYAPVANDATTRETLAQQPAPAAPPVTAPSYKRP, encoded by the coding sequence ATGGAACCTACACAACAGCCTCGCTTTGCCTTCGGGACGCGTAACTACCGCCTGATGTTTATTGGACTAGCCGTGCTGGCGGCAGGCTTCATCACGATGACGTTGGACTCCGCTGACTATGGCGAAGGGTTCTTGGGCATCACCCTAGGTCCTATTTTGCTGATTATTGGGTTCATTATCGAGTTTTGGGCCATTATGGCGAAGCCTCACGGCTATGCACCCGTCGCCAATGACGCTACCACCCGCGAAACTCTCGCTCAGCAGCCCGCCCCTGCTGCGCCTCCCGTCACCGCTCCCAGCTACAAGCGCCCGTAG
- a CDS encoding translocation/assembly module TamB domain-containing protein has translation MLKVLLALVLVVIVAVVGALVALRIPSVQTRLAQQAADILTDKLGQKVVVGRVDIRPFSRVLLQGVQVLDRRGGELFNIGRADASISLFSVFDPSHLHVSNLTLEEPRFALVTYKDQPDSTNLSQFLSAVRRLVGPSDTTKVSKPFDFKIGTVSLRNGRFILDNENTPRAEYYGRSMDYAHMRLDSIYADVSEIWLRGDTIHTQINGLRTVDTPSGTRLRELTANMTYAAKFWEFSSLNLRVGSSRIHDYIRFEYAHFLNFTDFNDSVRVVARLQPSRLYSDDIAQFAPQQSVRDLKETVLLSGEATGYVRDFHTKNLDIRYGKNTHVVGNIGVEGLPNFKESFVEMKLQPSVVDGRDIRRYIPASGWPYVQRLGVVQLKGQFLGFYNDFVANGSFDTALGSVVSDVNLKFKTDPRFSSYEGDIQTTNFQLGKLLGQEKTVRDVTMSGRVQGVGFTPEGARLTARATVQRIWLNGYRYRNITTDGRFSRESFTGRIAANDPSLQFDATGTVDLNKATQAFDVRARVRRADLRALGLTKQSVTVATTADVKFRGLRLDDLLGRIILRNTRLGYAGRTVALDTFDVISARTAGQRQLTVRSEALNLIATGNFNYTEVIRSSQVLLTEYALNFESNDAAIATYYRRKRQVPIREYAIALDLYLKKPNPALQLFMPGLKISNYSRIDGSFRNGQTSIFQLGGSFDTLQIDSIRTYRTAFDFTTSKLPYQPEVLAQASITSERQVLPALGKTERFYVEGVWDQERINFSTALIQSNSTNRAQINGALSFLPDAVQVVFRQSGVNLLGKDWTIAQDNAVVFSNKGREIDIQNLTLSNGLQSISAQGFVSQDASKELKLLVKDMELATLNSLTNQNMTGRVNAEGTLSGVYGPLAINSTLTVDSLKLDNVLIGDVTGKSSWDNNAEQILVDMDVLRNGARAVRVAGTIAPNHPTDQLNLTGVLDNAPVKLAEPFLKTIFRDLGGTAEGTLRLAGRFDGPHLTGTLDVKEGQLTFIYLNTTYTFSDRIRFAEDRIALRDIRMRDPLGNAGTITGDILHDGFKNMRLDLDASFRKLLVLNTTRKDNQLYFGTAYATGTARVDGPSNNLVVNVQARSDPGTRLSLPLDNAAKAEQASYIRFVNRNLLDTARTPVPIGVQEKIDLSGIRLNMNLEVTPDAYVEILLDESTGDVIRGTAAGRLRLNIDTRGDFNMSGQIEIVRGAYNFTLQGLVNKEFVVRPGGTIVWNGDPLAGEMNVTAAYTQRTSLAPALPGNTAVVPVTAVMNLTGPLLLPAIKLNLEFNDIPSSLEGDLAPFLSSLRNDEQELNRQVFSLVVFRQLAQVGSLSSVTSFRGQDNALGNSLGQIISTQLGALTSQLDPNLEISFNFSGLSAEQLQALQVRLSYSFLNGRLRVTREGGFNNGGVVTTANGTTLTGANTSVIGDLSLEYALRADGKFRAKLRYETTPRDYSGLTNQNQARAGISLLHTEQFDSITELFARKHLRRRETNARKAREVLNVDDDPRTTL, from the coding sequence ATGCTAAAAGTGCTGCTAGCGTTGGTGCTGGTGGTGATAGTGGCAGTGGTGGGGGCGTTGGTAGCGTTGCGCATCCCGAGCGTCCAGACGCGGCTAGCCCAGCAGGCGGCCGACATCCTGACCGACAAGTTAGGCCAGAAGGTGGTGGTGGGCCGGGTAGACATCCGCCCGTTTTCGCGGGTGTTGCTCCAAGGGGTGCAAGTGCTGGACCGGCGCGGAGGTGAGTTGTTTAATATTGGCCGGGCCGATGCGTCTATCAGCCTATTCAGTGTCTTCGACCCGTCGCACCTGCACGTGAGCAACCTCACGCTGGAAGAACCGCGCTTTGCGCTGGTAACCTATAAAGACCAGCCCGATTCCACCAATCTGTCGCAGTTTCTGAGCGCCGTTAGGCGGCTGGTGGGGCCTTCCGATACCACCAAAGTCAGTAAGCCCTTCGACTTCAAGATTGGCACCGTGAGCTTGCGCAACGGCCGCTTCATTCTCGACAACGAGAACACGCCCCGCGCCGAGTACTATGGCCGCTCCATGGACTATGCCCACATGCGGCTCGACAGCATTTACGCCGATGTATCGGAAATCTGGCTGCGCGGCGACACCATTCACACTCAAATCAACGGCCTGCGGACCGTGGACACGCCCTCCGGCACCCGCCTACGGGAGCTAACGGCCAACATGACCTACGCCGCCAAGTTTTGGGAGTTTTCGAGCTTGAACTTGCGCGTGGGCAGCAGCCGAATCCACGATTACATCCGATTCGAGTACGCGCACTTCCTCAACTTCACCGACTTCAATGACTCGGTGCGGGTGGTGGCGCGGCTACAGCCCTCGCGCCTCTACTCCGACGACATTGCCCAGTTTGCCCCCCAACAGTCGGTGCGCGACTTAAAGGAAACCGTGCTTTTGTCGGGGGAGGCTACCGGCTACGTTCGGGACTTCCATACCAAGAATCTGGACATCCGTTACGGCAAGAACACGCACGTGGTGGGCAATATTGGGGTGGAAGGGCTTCCCAATTTCAAGGAAAGCTTCGTGGAAATGAAGCTACAACCCTCCGTGGTTGATGGGCGCGACATCCGGCGCTACATTCCGGCCTCGGGCTGGCCGTACGTGCAGCGGCTGGGCGTGGTGCAGCTGAAAGGGCAGTTCCTGGGCTTTTATAACGACTTCGTAGCCAATGGCAGTTTTGATACGGCACTCGGTTCGGTGGTGTCCGACGTCAATCTGAAGTTCAAGACCGACCCGCGCTTCTCATCTTATGAAGGCGACATCCAAACCACCAATTTTCAACTAGGCAAGCTGCTAGGACAAGAGAAGACGGTGCGCGACGTTACGATGAGCGGGCGGGTGCAGGGCGTCGGGTTCACGCCGGAAGGTGCCCGCCTGACGGCCCGGGCCACGGTGCAGCGTATCTGGCTGAACGGCTACCGCTACCGCAACATCACCACCGACGGGCGCTTCAGCCGCGAGTCGTTTACAGGCCGCATTGCTGCCAACGACCCCAGCCTCCAATTCGATGCCACCGGCACGGTGGATCTGAATAAAGCCACGCAAGCGTTTGATGTGCGGGCTCGGGTGCGTCGGGCCGACTTGCGCGCCTTGGGTTTAACCAAGCAAAGCGTAACGGTAGCTACCACTGCCGACGTGAAGTTCCGGGGGTTGCGCCTCGACGATTTACTGGGCCGCATTATTCTGCGCAACACACGCCTTGGCTACGCGGGCCGCACCGTAGCGCTGGATACGTTTGATGTAATCAGTGCACGCACCGCCGGGCAACGCCAACTCACGGTCCGTTCCGAAGCGCTTAACCTGATAGCCACCGGCAACTTCAACTACACCGAAGTGATTCGAAGCTCCCAGGTGCTGCTTACGGAATACGCTTTGAATTTCGAGAGCAACGACGCTGCTATTGCCACCTACTACCGCCGCAAGCGCCAGGTGCCGATTCGGGAATACGCTATTGCACTGGACTTGTATCTGAAGAAGCCTAATCCAGCATTGCAGCTGTTCATGCCGGGCCTAAAGATTTCCAACTACTCGCGTATTGATGGTTCATTCCGCAACGGCCAAACCTCTATTTTCCAGCTTGGCGGCAGTTTCGACACTCTCCAGATTGACAGCATCCGCACCTACCGCACAGCTTTCGATTTCACCACCTCCAAGCTGCCGTACCAGCCCGAGGTGTTGGCGCAGGCCAGCATCACCTCAGAGCGCCAAGTACTCCCGGCCCTAGGCAAGACCGAGCGGTTCTACGTGGAGGGCGTGTGGGACCAGGAGCGCATCAACTTCTCGACTGCACTTATCCAGTCCAATTCCACCAACCGGGCCCAGATAAACGGCGCCCTGTCGTTTCTACCCGATGCAGTGCAGGTGGTGTTCCGGCAGTCGGGCGTGAACTTGTTAGGCAAGGATTGGACTATTGCGCAAGACAATGCCGTGGTATTCTCCAACAAGGGCCGAGAAATTGACATTCAGAATCTGACGCTCAGCAATGGCCTCCAAAGCATTAGTGCACAAGGCTTTGTTTCGCAGGATGCCAGCAAGGAGCTGAAACTGCTGGTGAAGGACATGGAGCTAGCAACGCTTAACTCCCTCACCAACCAAAACATGACCGGCCGCGTGAATGCCGAAGGCACGCTAAGCGGCGTGTATGGCCCGCTGGCTATCAACTCCACCCTCACGGTGGATTCGCTGAAGCTGGATAATGTACTGATTGGCGACGTGACGGGGAAAAGCAGCTGGGACAACAACGCCGAGCAGATCCTGGTGGACATGGATGTGCTTCGCAACGGTGCGCGGGCCGTGCGCGTGGCCGGCACCATTGCCCCTAACCACCCCACCGACCAGCTCAACCTAACCGGCGTGCTGGATAATGCCCCCGTTAAGCTGGCCGAGCCTTTCCTTAAAACCATATTCCGTGACCTGGGTGGCACGGCCGAAGGCACGCTACGGCTAGCCGGCCGTTTCGACGGGCCGCACCTGACCGGAACGCTAGATGTAAAGGAGGGCCAGCTCACCTTTATTTATTTAAATACCACCTACACGTTCTCTGACCGGATTCGGTTTGCCGAGGACCGGATTGCGCTCCGCGACATTCGGATGCGTGACCCGCTGGGCAATGCTGGCACCATCACCGGCGACATTCTGCACGACGGATTTAAGAATATGCGGCTGGACCTAGATGCTTCGTTTCGCAAGCTACTGGTGCTCAATACCACCCGCAAAGACAACCAGCTGTACTTCGGCACGGCCTACGCCACCGGCACGGCCCGCGTCGATGGTCCTTCCAACAATCTCGTGGTGAACGTGCAAGCCCGCTCCGACCCTGGCACACGCCTCTCCTTGCCGCTTGACAACGCAGCCAAGGCCGAGCAGGCCAGCTATATCCGCTTCGTGAACCGCAACTTGCTCGACACGGCCCGCACACCCGTGCCCATCGGGGTGCAGGAGAAGATAGACCTTTCGGGTATCCGGCTGAACATGAACCTGGAGGTGACCCCCGATGCTTACGTCGAGATTCTGCTCGATGAAAGCACGGGCGACGTTATCCGGGGAACGGCGGCTGGGCGGCTGCGCCTGAACATTGATACGCGCGGCGACTTCAATATGAGTGGGCAAATTGAGATTGTGCGAGGCGCTTACAATTTCACGTTGCAGGGCCTTGTTAACAAGGAGTTTGTGGTGCGGCCCGGCGGCACCATTGTCTGGAACGGCGACCCGCTGGCCGGCGAGATGAACGTGACGGCAGCCTACACGCAACGTACGTCGCTGGCGCCGGCGCTGCCTGGCAATACGGCGGTAGTGCCCGTCACGGCGGTCATGAACCTGACGGGGCCACTGTTGCTGCCGGCTATCAAGCTAAACCTGGAGTTCAATGACATTCCCTCGTCACTGGAAGGCGACTTAGCGCCGTTTCTGTCGTCGCTGCGCAACGACGAGCAGGAGCTAAACCGACAAGTATTTAGCTTGGTAGTGTTCCGGCAACTGGCACAGGTAGGCTCGTTGTCGTCGGTTACTTCGTTCCGGGGGCAAGACAACGCCTTGGGCAACAGCTTGGGGCAAATTATTTCCACGCAGCTCGGGGCTCTTACGTCGCAGCTAGACCCCAATCTGGAAATCAGCTTCAACTTCAGCGGCTTATCGGCCGAACAGCTTCAGGCCTTGCAGGTGCGCCTGAGCTATTCGTTCCTGAACGGCCGGCTGCGCGTTACGCGCGAAGGTGGCTTCAACAACGGTGGCGTGGTCACGACAGCCAATGGCACCACGTTGACTGGTGCCAACACGTCGGTTATCGGGGATTTGAGCTTGGAATATGCATTGCGAGCCGACGGTAAATTCCGAGCTAAGCTGCGGTACGAAACCACTCCCCGCGACTACAGTGGCCTCACCAACCAAAACCAGGCCCGGGCGGGCATCTCCCTGCTTCACACCGAGCAGTTCGATTCCATAACCGAGCTATTTGCCCGCAAACACCTGCGTCGCCGCGAAACCAACGCCCGCAAAGCCCGCGAAGTCCTAAACGTGGACGACGACCCACGGACCACCTTATAG
- a CDS encoding bifunctional riboflavin kinase/FAD synthetase, whose amino-acid sequence MEVIRDPAQFPHLQGKAVVTSGTFDGVHLGHQQILRRLQEVAQQSEGSSVVITYWPHPRLVLDAPPSHPNPHDLHLLSTLEERIKKLADFGVDYLLIVPFTREFAAWTSEEYIQNILLRTVGTGKLVIGYDHRFGKNREGGFDYLRTNADRYGLTVEEIPREDVDAVGVSSTRIRRALESGDILTASRYLGYPYELSGTVVKGKQLGRTIGWPTANVQVEEPLKLVPARGVYAVMVTTAAGTHHEAMLNIGVRPTVGGDLAQTIEAHLLDFSGDLYDQSLTVQFVARLRDEQKFDGLDALKAQLALDAEDARRHLVGG is encoded by the coding sequence ATGGAAGTCATTCGGGACCCGGCTCAGTTTCCTCACCTCCAGGGCAAGGCGGTGGTTACCAGCGGCACGTTTGATGGTGTGCATTTGGGACACCAGCAGATTTTGCGGCGGTTGCAGGAAGTAGCGCAGCAGAGCGAGGGGTCGTCGGTGGTGATTACCTACTGGCCGCACCCGCGCCTGGTGCTTGATGCGCCGCCCTCCCACCCCAACCCGCACGATTTGCACCTGCTCAGCACGCTGGAAGAGCGCATCAAGAAGCTCGCTGATTTTGGCGTTGACTATCTGCTCATTGTGCCGTTCACTCGGGAGTTTGCCGCCTGGACTTCGGAGGAATACATCCAGAACATTCTGCTGCGCACCGTGGGCACGGGCAAGCTGGTGATTGGCTACGACCACCGTTTCGGCAAAAACCGGGAAGGCGGCTTCGATTACCTGCGCACCAACGCCGACCGGTACGGGCTAACCGTAGAAGAAATTCCGCGCGAAGACGTGGATGCGGTGGGCGTAAGCAGCACCCGTATCCGCCGCGCCCTGGAAAGCGGCGACATCCTAACTGCAAGCCGCTACCTGGGGTATCCCTATGAGCTTAGCGGCACGGTAGTGAAAGGCAAGCAGCTCGGCCGGACCATCGGCTGGCCTACGGCAAACGTGCAGGTAGAAGAGCCGCTCAAGCTAGTGCCAGCCCGCGGCGTGTACGCCGTAATGGTTACTACAGCGGCGGGTACGCACCATGAAGCTATGCTCAACATTGGCGTGCGGCCCACCGTCGGCGGCGACTTGGCGCAAACTATCGAAGCCCACTTGCTGGATTTCAGCGGCGACTTATACGACCAGTCCCTCACCGTTCAATTCGTGGCCCGCTTGCGCGACGAGCAAAAATTCGACGGTTTGGACGCCCTAAAAGCCCAGCTAGCCCTGGATGCAGAAGATGCCCGGCGGCACTTGGTAGGAGGCTAG
- a CDS encoding undecaprenyl-diphosphate phosphatase — MPRQGHVRTPIFYETRSWRFELHSLHMNYWHALLLAIVEGLTEFLPVSSTGHMVIVANLLGIGQLPFTETYITSIQLGAILSVVALYWRRFLQSVDFYVKLIVAFLPFGVLGFLLKDVIEELLKSVTVVAISLVVGGIILLFVDRWFSSPRKEVTTPSTMQALKIGLFQCIALIPGVSRSAATIIGGLAQGFDRRSAADFSFLLAVPTMFVITAYQLYKTYKVSAPGADDMKLLLFGNVIAFAVGLLAVKSFVNFVSRFGFRAFGLYRIIVGVIILVMIGLGIDLKLI; from the coding sequence ATGCCACGTCAAGGACACGTGCGCACGCCCATTTTCTACGAGACACGAAGCTGGCGCTTCGAGCTACACTCCTTGCATATGAATTACTGGCACGCGCTGCTATTGGCCATTGTTGAAGGCTTAACGGAATTTTTGCCGGTTTCCAGTACCGGACACATGGTTATCGTAGCCAATCTGCTCGGCATTGGGCAGTTGCCATTCACCGAAACCTATATCACCTCCATTCAACTAGGGGCCATTCTATCGGTGGTAGCGCTTTACTGGCGCCGGTTTCTGCAAAGCGTAGATTTCTATGTGAAGCTGATTGTGGCATTTTTGCCGTTCGGCGTTCTAGGCTTCCTGCTGAAAGACGTTATCGAAGAATTATTGAAGAGTGTAACCGTTGTGGCGATTTCGCTGGTAGTTGGCGGCATTATTCTGCTGTTCGTGGACCGTTGGTTTTCCAGTCCGCGCAAGGAAGTGACCACGCCTAGCACCATGCAAGCGCTTAAAATCGGGCTGTTTCAGTGTATCGCTCTGATTCCGGGCGTGTCGCGTTCGGCGGCTACCATCATTGGTGGCTTGGCCCAAGGGTTCGACCGGCGCTCGGCCGCCGACTTCTCGTTCCTGCTGGCCGTGCCCACCATGTTCGTTATCACGGCCTACCAGCTCTACAAAACCTACAAGGTGAGTGCGCCTGGTGCCGACGACATGAAGCTGCTTTTGTTTGGCAACGTCATAGCCTTTGCGGTGGGATTGTTGGCGGTGAAGTCGTTCGTGAACTTTGTATCGCGCTTTGGCTTCCGGGCGTTTGGCCTTTACCGCATCATTGTGGGCGTTATTATTTTGGTAATGATTGGGTTGGGCATTGATTTGAAGCTGATCTAG